In the genome of Lysobacter sp. 5GHs7-4, the window CAGGGGAAGCGATGACCGCATTCAATCCGTATCAGGCGCCGAAAGCGCCGCTGTACGTCGCGCCGACCCGGCTCGAGCTCGACGGCGATTGCTGGCGCGAAGGCTCGGTGCTGGTGGTGCGCGCGGAGTGCAAGCTGCCGCAGCGCTGCATCAAGTGCAATGCGCCTGCGCTGCAGCCGATCAAGCACCGCCGTTACTACTGGCATTCGCCGGCGTGGTACCTGCTGATCCTGTTCAACCTGCTGATCTATCTGCTGGTCGCGGTGCTGGTGCGCAAGCAGGTGCGCGTCAGCGCGGGGTTGTGCGCGCGCCACCTGCAACGGCGGCGGATCGGCCTGGGCCTGGCCCTGCTCAGCGCGCCGCTGGGCATCGCGCTGATGTTCGTCGGCGTGGATCAGCAGCGCGGTTGGGTGATCCTGGCCGGCGCGGTGAGCCTGTTGACGCTGCTGCTGGTCGGCGTGGGCATGGCGCGCATCCTCGCGCCCAGCCACATCGGCCCGGTCTACACACGCTTCAAAGGCTGCGGCCCGCAGTTCCTGGCGAGCCTGCCGACCTACCTGGGCGGGCGCTGAGGCGCGCGAGGGTTCAGCCGCGCAGGCGCGGCATGCCGTGTTCGTCGCGTTCCTCGACCACGGCCTCATCGAAGATCTTCTGGCGCAGGTCCCGGCCCGGCAGCTCCTCGGCCGCTTCGCCGCGCGCGGCGCGCAGGGCGTTGGCATAACTCAGGCGCGCGCGCGCATCGTCGCCGGCGGCGGCGAACCCGTGGCCCAGCTCTTCCCAGGCTTCGCTGTTGGCGCCCTGCGCCAGCGCGCGATGCAGATAGGCCTCGGCCTGCGGCCACTGGCCCTGCGCGCGCGCCAGCTGCGCCAGCGTCACCAGCAGCGCCGGACTGGCCGGGTGCGCGGACAGCCAGCGCTCGGCGTTGCTGCGGCGCGCGTCCAGGCGGCCGATCGGCAGGCGTCCGTAGAGCGCGGCCAGCGACTCGTCCCAGCGCGTGTCCAAGGCCTGTTCCAGACTCTTGGCCGCGGCTTCTTCCCAGCGCAGCGCGGCGGCGCGCTCGGCATAGGCGCCGACGGCGGCGGGCTCGCTCTTGAGCGGCTTGGGCAAGGCTTCCCAACGATCGGCGAGCACGTTGGCGTCGGCGGCTTCGCGCAGAGAGGCTTCCGCCCACTGCGCTTCCAGCCGGCCCAGGCGCTCGGCCGGCACCGCCTGTTGCTGACGCAGCGCGCCCAGCAAACCGTAGGCCTCGCCGGCGCGGCCCAGCGCGGCCAACGCGCGCGCGCGCAGGATCAGGCCGCGCGGCGGCAACGGTTGCGCGCCCGGCGCATCCAGCGCGGCCAGGGCATCGGCGGCGCGGTCGTCGGCCAGCGCCAGTTCGGCCGCGGCGATCGCGCGTGCGGTCGGGTGGCCGCTGTTGCCCAGCGTGTCCAGGTGCTGCGCGCTGGCGGTGGCATCGCCGCGCGCGGCGGCGGCTTGGGCGGCGCCGACGTGCGCGATCGCCGCGACCTCGTCGCTGCGCGCGGCCAGGGCCAGCGACTTCTCGGCGCGCGACCAGTGCCCCTGATGCAAGGCGTCCAGACCATCGATCAGACGCGCGCGTGCCTGCTTCTTGCGGTGCCGGCGCACGGCGGCGAACGGCAGCGACAGCACCTTCCAGGCCAGCCACAGGCCGATCAGGGTCGCGCCGGCGATGAGGATCGCCTTGGGGACGTTGGTGGTGTAGTCGTTGCCGCCGTAGCGCACCAGCACATAGCCCGGGT includes:
- a CDS encoding heme biosynthesis HemY N-terminal domain-containing protein, with amino-acid sequence MNLFRNLLFWIVLALAGALVAQLLVQDPGYVLVRYGGNDYTTNVPKAILIAGATLIGLWLAWKVLSLPFAAVRRHRKKQARARLIDGLDALHQGHWSRAEKSLALAARSDEVAAIAHVGAAQAAAARGDATASAQHLDTLGNSGHPTARAIAAAELALADDRAADALAALDAPGAQPLPPRGLILRARALAALGRAGEAYGLLGALRQQQAVPAERLGRLEAQWAEASLREAADANVLADRWEALPKPLKSEPAAVGAYAERAAALRWEEAAAKSLEQALDTRWDESLAALYGRLPIGRLDARRSNAERWLSAHPASPALLVTLAQLARAQGQWPQAEAYLHRALAQGANSEAWEELGHGFAAAGDDARARLSYANALRAARGEAAEELPGRDLRQKIFDEAVVEERDEHGMPRLRG